Part of the Mauremys reevesii isolate NIE-2019 linkage group 4, ASM1616193v1, whole genome shotgun sequence genome is shown below.
CTGAGATGCGCCCTCCTTTTGCAACCAGGACAGAGGGCTCAGCTCAGCTGGGGTAACTttatcccctctgcccccgcctggCAGCCCATCCCCAAACCCAGCACCTGCTCCTTGGCCCCGGTCCTTCACCGGCCTCCAGCTGTTTGACCCGCGCGTGCACTCTGTTGAGCCTGCGCAGAGCCTGCCCGCTTAAGCACGTGGAATCCCAAGtaagggcagagtgagggcagcggcttcagcagatgttattgagcatgctcagtaaccgACGAGTGGCGCGTTGCGTCGAGGTGCGTGACAGCTGACGTCAGTACGGCCGGCTGGGGGCCGCGGCCGCTCGTGGATGGCCGGtgcgggtggggaaggggaggcgcCGGCGCTGCGGGCGGTGCGAAGGTGCCTGGCGGCGTTCCCGGCGGAGGCCCGGGGTGAGCGCGAGCGAGCCGGGCCCTGACCGGCTGCCACCGgccggagggggctgggagctccctgTGGCTCGGCCCGGCCCCGCCGTCCCGGGGCTCCTGCAAAGGGGGAGGGGCGTGGCCGTGCCGTGCTTCGCCTCGCGGGGGCTGTGGAGCTCGCGAGGCGGGGGAGCCCAGCGCAGcgtggggagaagggggttgaGTCCCCGCACTTGGCGCCCGTGGGGTTTGTCTGTCACCCGCCCTTCACCGCAGTGCCCAGTGAAGGCTCTGGAGAAAGCCAGTTAGTGAAAGACTCGGACTTGGTGACcgttgcggtcccttctaacccccatggctctgtgattctgtgacccccccccccccccccgacccgtTAGTGAAGGTGTCAGAGCCAATAATAAACCTCCCCGAGGCCCCTCTGAAGTCTTGCAGCAAGATCAGGGAAGGCCGGACTTTACATTCCTCATGCTACCAAAAGTACAAACTTAGCAGAAaaggaaatggggggagggggaaacaattTTGGGGCCTTTGTCGTACATCGTAGGGAAGCAAAGCAGTGCACAAATCCAACTGCTACAAAATCTGTTGCAGGACACTGCTAAAGATCCAATGGCACCATGTGGGGAACTTTGAAAAACATTGTGTTTAGAGCTGGTTCTCCTATGTTCTGCTTTTGGTTTAGTGTAATCTCTAAATTAAAAAACCTAACGATTTGTTTGACAGTAGACCatgtattatatatttatttgtgaAGACAATAATGATATTTAGGCACCCAATTTGGAAAATAGCCTTAAAGGCAGGTCTCTACAttacatttaggcacctaaatgaaagTTGCCTGATTAGAGGTGCTGAGTGTTTCAGAAGGTGAGGCTATCTCTAGGCATCTTTGTTGTATGAGCCCCACTATTGGTGCTGTTTCCTTCTTTCAGCTTCACATGGTCTTTTGTCTATATGAAGTATTGTCACATGGGAGATGAATCACAGCAACTGATTTGCCACGACTTGTTTCAGCCTGTTGTGTGGCTTTGAGTATGCTGAGTCTGACAGTGAAGGCCACCTCATCAATATGTAGGGTTTTGACACCTGGAGACTACAGGTTCCAGCGTACAGCGTGACCAGTACTAAGCTGGAGCACTGCATGTAGGGATGTGTAGTCTCCATGGTCCTGTCTATACTGGGGAAACTTTCTAACTTGTTTTAAAACTGATTAGAACAGTGTAGAGATGGTTTAAAGTGGCCTGAACTGCTTTCAAGACTTCTgtaagattgattttttttctttgtctggGCAGAGTTGGGACTGACGGAATCTGTGCCATACCTAGATAGCCTTCTGTCTCCGCTGGAATTTTATCGGGAATGGGTGTGTCCAAACAAGCCATGTATAATTCGGAATGCCTTCGGTCACTGGCCAGCTCTGAAGAAGTGGACATTAACTTATCTCAGGTAGGAATCCACTTTGAAGCTAGGCAGTAGCTCAGCTGAACATTACAAACCATCAGAAGAGAGCTTcttgttgtttatttttaaaaattattgatAAGACTAGCTTAAATGAACCTGGGATCCTGTGTGAAGACTTCTATTGGGCATTCCAGCTGCAGCGCCCAAAATTCAGAAGTTACTTTCTTCCCCCAACTACTGACCTGTACTTAGTTCCATTAAAGGCTATGGGAGATTTGGTTTTGTGTGCCAGAACTTGTGTgggaggagtgagagagagaggggaaaatagAGTTTGGAGGCTTGTTAAACAAGAGAGACAAGCAGAGTTCCCCAGTCAGGACTGTAATAGATAGTGATGTCTTGATTCCCTAACAGACTCAGATTTTCACTACAGCAGTCATTCAGCACAAAGCAGTCCATGCTGCATACCTTGTGACTGTGGTGCATGAGCAGAAACATGCTGGCATTTCATTCTATTCTGAGTGGGGTGGTTTTTCTGTGGCTGTAGATTTGACAGCATTGCCTGAACCACCCTAGTGGCATTAGttatgattatttaaaaaaaaaaaccaaagaccTAAGCacctcttctttaaaaaaaaaaaaaaaaaaagacaactggGCGTGGACATGAAATAATTCAGTGATTGAAACTTTTATGTCAAAGACAGAGGATTTCTCGGTGCATCCACACagcaaaatgttattttaaaaaagctatcTAAAGTATATGTTTGTAGATTCCTCGATTGGCTCTGAACCTCAGATATATTTTGCAGGAAGGTAGCAGGCTCCAAGatggtgagtgtggcagtgacgcCAAATGGTTATGCCGATGCTGTTTATCAGGACCGATTTGTCATGCCAGAGGAGCGGCACATGCTTTTCAGCAACTTCCTGGACATTGTGGAGAAGAAAGTGATCTCCCCAAGTGTGTTCTATGTGCAGAAACAGTGTTCAAACCTGACTGAGGAGTTCCCTGAACTTTTAGGTGATGTGGAGCCTGAAGTACCGTGGATGAGTGAGGCACTTGGTAAACACCCCCTGCAATCAGTGAATACTTGTATAGCACTTTAAACTTCTGTGATGCTTATATGCTAAATAGTTTTGTTATATTTCTAATTGGCACAAGTTAGTATGGCTTTGTCAACTCAGGAAGGAGGGGGCTAGTAAAATAGCTTAACCTTGCCCTTTGGATTGGAGGACTCCAAAACAGCTTGCTTGCTTACTGGGTTCATAGAGTGTGAAACTGTGCCATTGTATACATCATTTTCATCCACAAGTGGCAAAAATGTTGGTGGTTTCCtggggccctgtctacactactacTCATGGTGTTGCTACCACCTGTAGAGCTAAACTGGTAGCAAAAGGGgaatttttttaaagccttttatAGACAGCACTTTAGAGTGCTGCTTtaatattacacctctaccctgatatattgctgtccttgggagccaaaaaatcttaccgcgttataggtgaaaccgcgttatatcgaacttgctttgatccgccggagcacgcagccctcccctccccccccacttccccccgagccctgctttaccgcattatatccaaattcgtgttatatcaggtcgcattatatcagagtagaggtgtaCTTTTCTGCCCCGTGTGCAGTTGAAGGTGCTTTCTTATGGTAGTAAAGAATTATTCATTACAGTTTGACTTTCCTGCCAGAGTATAATTCATTCCTTTTAATGTGGTGTTCCTGATCCCTTTGGGGTTTTGGTACATGAAGTGCTAGTTTGTGATTTGAGCTATGCATTGGGGACCCAGGTCTCCAGAAATTGTGAACTGAAGGTCAAAGCACAGCCTTGGGGATGAATAATGGTCCATCAGTTAGTGTGATGGGTCACTGCGACAGCCTTCAGTCTAGAAGGAGCTCATAATTATTAGCTGTTAGCAATCAAGGCTGACATACTTACTGAGGCGGGtggaaaatataaacaaactgagTTGGCAGAAAAATCTTCATCTACGGCTCTTTAAACATAACATtcaaattttctgttgaaaattacttcctctccctccccttgcagGAAAGAAGCCCGATGCTGTGAATTTCTGGCTTGGCGAGTCTGCTGCTGTGACATCCTGTGCGTAGCATATGATGCTGTCAGGTCTTGTATGTGCCCTCAGCTCAGATTTTGACATACTTGTTTTGAGGGGCAAAGGGGTGAGTCTCTTTGTGGACTCCCTAATGGATAGGTTCTACTTTAACTGACGTCTTCATATGTAATGATCTTTCTTCCTACCCACCTTGTCCCAGCACTTGGCTGCTGTATCTGTATGTGCATCTGGCTTATTGTTTCAGGTGGAATACTGAAGATTTCTGCCCCATAAATCTTGGACCTTGGTTTAAAGTAAAGCAATCAAATTTCAGTCTCGTGCTTCATAGCTCAAGCTAATTGCTATAAGGGTCAGGTAGGATTCTCCCTTCCCTAGTAAAACTTTCGCACAATTAATAACATTAGGGATGTTTTCCTCTTCTTCTGAAGTTTATTAGCAACTTCCATACAGTACATTGAATATTGGACTTGGTAGATCACTGGTCTGAGGTGGTATGGCGTCTCCCGTTTTTCTCAGTTTTTGTCCTAGCCATCTTTTTTCTGTGAGATTTTGAGTTTAGAGCAGAGCAGAAATGGATGGTTTAGTGGGGTAGTCATCACGTTTGAAATACATTTACTCTCTGGAATCAGTTTCAGTTCCTGGATGGTTGACTCAACCCTTTATTCTTCTGAGGTAGATTGAGTACCTTGCAATTTGCTCTGTGTGGGGGTATTTTGGATGAGACTTTAAAAACTGAGGTAATGTCTGCTCTCCTTGGACATTGAAGATCTCAGGACATGTTCGTAAGAGGAGGCACTAGCCAAAATTCCTGCCTCCCCTCAAACTGTTGTTCAGTGTGTTTCTGTGCAGGTTGCTTGCCaggttccaccccagaagtgactgTTTTTCTGTGGTGCTCTCTGCATGTTGCTGGTGAAGTGATTTGGAATCCGtttggatgaaaagtgctgcatACTTATGAAatattatttcattattatttctTCCTCCTCTGGCCCAAGAGGAAGAAGCAGCTTACCACTGCCAATAGGAGCTGTCACTTTCATTTTGCTAGTTTGTGATCCAGAGTTTGTGATGTGGTGCTTTTCTTCTTTCTCAATCTTAGTGCATAAAGATCACTACGAGAACTTGTACTGTGTGATTTCTGGCGAGAAACATTTTCTGCTGCATCCACCAAGTGACCGCCCCTTCATCCCCTACGGTACATgcttgagagagagagtttgtgtgtgtgtgtgcatctagATATATAATGTGTGTATAGAGAGAAGTGACTAAAATAATTAAAGGTAGAGACAGGAATAATGTTCTGATATTTTTTTCAGTGTTACATTTTGCAATGTGAATAGAAATATCTACTACTCCACATAGTAAGTATTTGGTAATAATTTTCTATTCCTGGGGCTGGATCCTCTGCTGATATAaattattgacttcagtgtagttgctctgatttataccagctgagaatctggcaccTGGCTCTATGCTCTTAAGTGTGGGACTGGGTGGAATTCCTCCAGCTTCAGAATTATTAAAATATCTCATCTGCAGTGAAGGTTGCAGGATCCTCATGCCCAGTAGTTCTTGATTCCTCCTGCTGATTCTTTCTTTCTGGAAAAAAGCAgggaaattaaatacaaatatgTACATCAATGAAATATTAAAGTTACAAATGTAAATGCTGAAATCTAACAAAGAACAAAATAAGGTTCTTATAGTAACATTAGCTTGACCACAATACCCATAtcttttattttccatttctatGTTACTTTTACAAGTGCACATTAATATTAATGTTTGTTAAATGCATACAGAAAATGCTATACAAGATGGGCTATGTGAACCTGTTCACAAGAACCTTATTTTTTTAACTCCCTGACTTTTTGAGCTTTTAGATTTGTAACCCTAATGTAAGACTAAgatcagtttgtgtgtgttgtttttataTATTATCATTTTTCTTGTATTGCTCCGGTATTGTTTGAAACTTGCACTTTTATAAAACCGGTGAGCTAAGACTTTGCTGAAGTTTCTTAATCTGTGTTGGAAGGCAGATCATGATATCTAAAGATCAGCAAAAGAACCATTTGAGTGCAGAGTTAGAAAACCACAGGTGCAGAAGCAATGAAAGAAGAGCAGCCCAGGTTTTCTAAAATGGCTGGTAAGCCAAATAAGATAAAATTAGAAGTGAAAGGTTAGCCACCAGTCATTAAGAACTTAAATGAGAGCTCTCTAGGTAGAATGaccaaagcagaaaggataaagAACAGAGTGCTGGGTAAGATAGGGGAGAATCTGTGACTTGGAAAAGGGAAATGGGATGGTAATTGGAACAAAGTAGGATCAAGAGTAggtgggcgtgtgtgtgtgttgaggaaaaggaaaaaataattcatttgaaGGAAGAGGACAGAGCCCAAGAAAAGGTAGGCATTGGTGAACGTTGTGATGGAGTGCAGAACTGGTATTAGGGAGGACAGAAATTGGAGGACTTGTGGTCACGGAATGAACAAGGGGAAAAAGGAAGCAGAGGAAAGAAAACTAGAAATGGTGAGGATGTGATGGTGTCTTAATATTTGCGTCCATCTGTGAAAGTGTCATGTACTATGTCATTAAGACTCTGTATTTATTAAGATTAATGCCATTTAACCCTTTCTATGCCCTACACTTTCAGAGCTCTACCTACCTGCAACGTATTGCATATCAGAAGATGGTTCGTTTCAGGTTGTGGATGAGAAGGCTGCAGACAAGGTACTTGGATATCTTTGTATTAAAAGAACACCATCAacttgactgattttttttttaattgacaaaaGTAGTTTCAGGTATTACACCATACCCTGTGGACCCTTGCAAGTTTGTGGTTGTTATTTATGAGTATGTCCTGTTTCTAAGATGACTCTTTGACGCACACTGGGAACCATTGAAAGGAATAGCCTTTCAAAATAATGTCTTCTGTGTGCTGAACACAAACAGAaccattaaaaatcttttaaataatACCAGATAAAGGAATTTAGCTCATCAAGGGTGAATTTCTCTGCTGTGCATACCTTGTGTTGGCCCTCTGCAGAGGGCCAAATTTCATCCTAGAAAAATATCTTCTGGTGCCATAAAACATAGTAGTTATCTTTATAAACAAAGCATGTTTTCTTCATAGTAGTAATTGTTATTTGGTCAGAATGATCGAAAGGAGGCACCATACAAATACTAGGAGAAGTATGGCCCAGTGCTTAGGGTGTTAGCCTGGGGTTGGGAGGCTTGGGTCAGTTTCCTGTTCTACCATAGAcattctgtgtgaccttggacaagtccctcagcctctctgcacctcagttcttcagctgtaaaatgaggatagtaATAATACACAGACATGTTGAGGGAAAATGTTAGATTGGGAGGGGTTTAGATATCATGGTAATGCAGGCTAATAAGTACATAAAACTTACAGTTCAGTTTTAGACATGACGAAAAGGAAGATAAGAAAGGATAAAGATTGCAGTTATAAAATTATGCAGTTATTCTAAACGtacagatttttaaggccaaaaggcactattgtgatcatgtagtctgacctcctacacatcATAGGCCACAACTTCACCAACCCCATCCTGTAATAGaaccataacctctggctgatttagtaaagtcctcaaatcatgatttaaagacttcaaataacagaatccactatttactctagtttaaatcaCGGGTCACTTGAtgatgtcccatgctgcagaggaaggtgaaaactccCCAAGGTCTTTGCCAATCtgagctgggggaaaattccttcccgaccccaaatataacAGTCATTTGAACTGAGTATGTCGGCAAGACCCACCAACCAGTCCCCtgggaagaattctctgtagtatctcagagctctccccatctagtgccccgtttccagccattggggatttttCCTACTAGTAGTTGCAGATTGCCTAcagtggcatgtggcccatctcatCATAGCATCATCCCATCCATACATTTattaagctcagtcttgaagccagttaagtTTTTTTTGTCTCTTACTGTTCCCTTTgtaaggctgttccagaacttcactcctctgatgattagaaaccttcatctaatttcaagcctaaacttgttgatgaccagtttatataATTTTTTCTTGTGTCAACACTGGCACTTAAAtactggggaggcagaggagttatCCTTGTGATGTAGAGAGCAATCAGTCTCGCCTCCGCCTTTATTTGgataggctaaacaagccaagctccttgagtctcttaTCATAAGATAGGCTTTCCATgtctctgatcatcctagtagcccttctctgcacctgtttcagtttgaaatcatctttcctaaaacatgggagaccaaaatcACACACGCAATTCTAGGTGatgtctcaccaatgccttgtataatagCAGTAACGCTTCCtgtctctgctggaaatacctcacttgATGCATCCTGGGATTGCATTAGTCTTTTTTCACAATTATATCACACTGGTGGTtcataatcatcctgtgatcCACCAATACACcaaggtctttctcctctgtcacttccaactgatacatcccaagcttatagcaaaaatttgTGATGATAGGCTCTCAGCACGTGAACTTTCATTTTgctctattaaatttcatcccatttctattatttccattttgaaGGTCCTCCAGATTTTCTCGTAttatattctggtcctcctccatattggctatatctcccaactttgtgtcatctgcaaatttttttcACGCACGCACACTTTTTGTGCCaatgtcattaataaaaatgttaaataagattggtctgaaaactgatccttggggaactccactagtaatctcCCTCCAGCTGGaccagttcacctttcagtatggcCCATTGTTGTCTCCTCTTTAACCAATTcgttatccacctttcagttctcgTATTAATCCCCATGTTCTAATactttaactaataatttcccatgtagaactgtatcaaatgccttactgaaatccacaAAGATTAGATCTGTATTTCCTTTGGctagaaaatcagttattttatcaaagaaagagatcaggttggtctggcacgatctaccttttgtaaaaccatgatGTATTTTATCCTAATTACTGTTTACCTCTGTGTCCTTAACTActatctttcaaaatttgttccaagaccttgcattcAACTGAGGTCAAACTAAAAGGCCTGTAGGGGAAAAGACTGATTGGGGAAACTTTCTTAAAAATAAGTGATATATTACCAATTCTCCGGTCATAGGGTACTAGACCCGAGCTTACATATTCATTAAAAATACTTGTCATTGAGCCTGCAATTTCATAtgtcagttcctttaatattcttgaatgGAGGTTATCTgagccccctgatttagtcccattaagatgATTGAGTTTAACTTCCACcacagatgtggtaatttctgcTTCCATATCCTTGTTTCCATTAGCTACCCTGGCACTGCCCCTAAGCTACTCGTTTCCCTTATACAATCTAAGGCACAGTATTCaattaggtgttgggccatgcctagattatctttaatttccaccccatcctcagtgttttGTTGTCCCACTTCTTTCCTCGATTTTAACATGTGTATCACTCAAGCAATTGTAGGTTACCCAAGCTCAACTTATCTTCTGCTTTTGTTGGCCTTCATACTTCCTACCAATAAGATAACCATGTCTTACTTCATTCAGCAATCCTTCAAGTATGCTCTTTTCCCCCGTCCATTTTCTATCTCGGGTCCATTCCCTGCCGTGTAACCTCTGTCACAAACAATCAGATCCCTTTTCCTATGCCCAAAACAGTGTCCACAGAGTCTGCAGTTAGTACTTGGTAAATGTAAGGCTCCGTCACAATGTCTTATAGAAAAGTGCATTCTTGTAGTATGGTAAAGTGGATTTTACAGGATTTATAACTGTATATTTTCTGGCACACTGTATTTACAAGCTCAATAAGTGAATGTTTTTGTTTATTAACTCCATTTTCAGGGGGACCCTAAAACTTTAGATATTGTTAAATGCCACATGTACAACATAGTCTTCTCCTTGCAGGTGCCATGGATTCCGCTGGATCCTTTAAATCCAGATCTTGAACAATACCCAGAGTATGCCCAGGCAAGGCCTTTGCGGTGCACAGTGAAAGCTGGTGAGATGTTGTACCTCCCTTCCCTCTGGTTTCATCATGTTCAACAGTCACATGGTTGTATAGCAGGTAAGAAGAGCTGTTAGGGACAAACATATTTTCAGTCCATGATAGAATAGTCCATTTTCTCCATCAAAACATGGTTGGGTACAAGGGCACTTTCACGTAGTCTTTTCTTCTTCACCCCTGGTAGAGTTAGCTATCTTGGCATGTGTTACCTCCTTGCAAAGACTGTTCTGACCATATCTTGTATAGAATTGCTAAAGGATGTAGTGAAATGGGTGAAGAAGGTAGGAAAAATCCACTAGTCTTTGAGCCTGCGGAGAGAGCCATAGTCACCCCTGTAGTACACAGTCACCCCTGTAGTAGTTTGTTTCGTTAGAGAGAGCTAAGCAGGTTATTTGATTGCTGGCTGCAAGTTGGCTGACTCCACACCACAGGCAAAGAAACTGCACAAGGAAGTTTGGTTTTTAAGTGTCTGTTATTATCAGACCAGTAAAAATGAGTCTTTAATGGAtaaaagaaaaccaaacaaatatACAAGTTACTTGTTTTCTCTGCCTTTTGTAACAAAAATCTCCTCCTCTAATCATAAGATTTCTTGTATctctccctcccgctcccccttGGAGAGTCCCAGACTTTCAAACCTTTCTCCCCTTATATGCCTATACCATTATTGTCTATATTGCAGGATGCAAGGAAGGGCTTTACTGTATCTGTTCTCCCATAGTCACAGCAACTCCTTCCatgcagagaaaaaataagtaacAGATGAGTGTTGAATAACATCAACCTAGTTATGAAAGCAAAGACATAACACTGCTTGCAGATATTGGAGGCATTTATTTTAGTACTTGCCATAGCATGGTAAAAAGACCCgttaattttcattttaattaagaGGCAAAATTAAAACACTTTCCATATGATGACCAAGGCGGAATGGCAGGTTAATGCACCATCCTTTAAacactggagggagagagaggttcAAATCTAGAGTAGATCataaattaaaatgaatttgTATTCTTGGCCTAGATCACAGTGCACATTTTCTGTTTCTAAATGTTTTGCAAGTCTGCTCAGGAAAGTCCCAGGACTGGCATTTTGGGGGTTAATGTGAGTTAGTTCTGCCAGTGTACCTCAGTTCTATGTAACAAATGCTGACTCACTGCCTGCCTGCATTATGCTTGGCTCTAGTCAGAGCTGGGATTCTTTTAAAGTtcatccagttttgagaaatGAGTGCCCGCATTACCTTCTAAAGCAGCATATGAATATGACTATAAGGCATTTCTAACACCAGACTATAACAATTTTCCTATCTCTTGTCTCCTCAGTGAATTATTGGTATGACATGGAATATGACCTGAAGTACAGCTACTATCAACTTCTAGATTCTCTCACAAAAGCTGTGACACTGGTGTAGCTGAGTCTGGGGACTCAGTCATAAACCTTTCTGATGTGACTGAATTATATGCATCTGCCTGGAGTACAAATATGCTTGAGTCAGAAGAACTAAATATTAAATTATCCTCAACAAATGTCTGTCAGAGGATATTTGTCTTGCTTGCCTTTGGAAATGGTATCATGCAGATGTTCAGTGAAATTCCAGGCCAAATGGATATCTTTTTTTGGCTTGACAGGAGAGGACAACATTTTGAAGCCTTCATGCTTAGCCTCAGATGCCTCAAGGAAGGCAGAATTTTAGTGGAGCCACTGCAGGTTTTGGAAACCTCAAATATTTAAACCATGTGTGTTCCTTTCCATTTGCTAGActctttagagcagtggttttcaaaccatGGGTctcaacccagtactgggtcacagaaTATAAGGCAGTGGGTCGTGGCGGCTCTGATCAGAAccactgaccaggctgttaaGTCCCATTGGAGGTGCTGCCCagttaaggcaggctagtccctacctgttccgacaccgcgatgtgccctggaagcagccagcagcaggtccgaggctcctaggcgggggaatggggcatgggactccatgtgctgcccgagcaccagctctgcactcccattggctggtaactggccaatgggagcttggtggggggtggggcggtgCCTACAGGCAAGAGCCGCGCAGAGTCGATTGTGCgtctccgcctaggagccggacctgctggccgcttccagggcacagcgcagtctgcagtgccaggacagatGGGAAGCCTGTCTCTGCTTCCCAGCTGCACCACTCACTGGGAGTCGCTGAAGGTAAGCCCGTGCCcgaatccccagccctgagccccctcctgcagcccatacCCCTCatgcctggctccaccccagagccttcaccctcagcccagagctccctcccacaccctgaacccctcatccccggccctacccctcatcccccagctcCATTGCAttgcgggcatcaacaattttcttcaactgggttgccacaaaaaaagttttgaaaaccactgctttagagaacATGCAAAGCTGTAGCCCACAGATCTGTTTGATAACTGGCAAAATAATGAGGCAAAGTCAGCTCTGCGGTAACAATCTAATCATCAACCCATGACTCCCATTCCTTATGAGACAACAATACTTTCCGAGTTTTAATTCACTGTGTTCAGTGGCTGTGTGTAATGCTTTGAGAATTCAGAATACAAATTGTGCAATAAAATATCTGTGTTTGTAAGCTTatttagggtacgtccagactacccgccggatcggtgggtagcgatcgatctattggggatcgatatatatctggacacaaatcagatattaggaatggcaatatacaaaaacctgtaggagaacacttcaacctccctggccacacaatagcagatcttaaggtggccatcctgcagcaaaaaaacttcagaactagacttcaaagagaaactgctgagcttcagttcatctgcaaatttgacaccatcagctcaggattaaacaaagactgaatggctagccaactacaaaaccagtttctcctcccttggttttcacacctctactgctagaacagggcctcatcctccctgattgaactaacctcgttatctctagcttgcttcttgcttgcgtaTATAtaactgcccctggaaatttccactacttgcatccgaagaagtgggtattcacccacgaaagctcatgctgcaaaacgtctgttagcctataaggtgcc
Proteins encoded:
- the JMJD7 gene encoding bifunctional peptidase and (3S)-lysyl hydroxylase JMJD7 — translated: MAGAGGEGEAPALRAVRRCLAAFPAEARELGLTESVPYLDSLLSPLEFYREWVCPNKPCIIRNAFGHWPALKKWTLTYLRKVAGSKMVSVAVTPNGYADAVYQDRFVMPEERHMLFSNFLDIVEKKVISPSVFYVQKQCSNLTEEFPELLGDVEPEVPWMSEALGKKPDAVNFWLGESAAVTSLHKDHYENLYCVISGEKHFLLHPPSDRPFIPYELYLPATYCISEDGSFQVVDEKAADKVPWIPLDPLNPDLEQYPEYAQARPLRCTVKAGEMLYLPSLWFHHVQQSHGCIAVNYWYDMEYDLKYSYYQLLDSLTKAVTLV